A stretch of Amycolatopsis balhimycina FH 1894 DNA encodes these proteins:
- a CDS encoding DUF4129 domain-containing protein, whose translation MVTLLLTDVPVDIDRDSARRAAAQELSDPKYRDARPSFLQEAAQWLGEQVEKLLNSVSSVVPGGAFGLLLLVVLLIVLGVVIRLRTGEVAHASRAERVVFGGKRQSADDYRRAATEAAAAGRYGDAVRDRFRAVVRALEERALLDVRSGRTADEAAAEAGVLLPNVADELRQGARIFDDVHYGGREGTEAAYRALTGLDERCRRERPVAMAGS comes from the coding sequence ATGGTGACGCTGCTGCTCACGGATGTCCCGGTCGACATCGACCGGGACAGTGCGCGGCGCGCGGCAGCCCAGGAGCTGTCCGACCCGAAGTACCGCGACGCGCGGCCGAGCTTCCTGCAGGAGGCCGCGCAGTGGCTCGGCGAGCAGGTGGAAAAGCTGCTGAACAGCGTGTCTTCGGTGGTCCCCGGCGGCGCCTTCGGGCTGCTGCTGCTCGTCGTCCTGCTGATCGTGCTCGGGGTCGTGATCCGGCTGCGCACCGGCGAGGTCGCCCACGCGTCCCGCGCCGAGCGGGTCGTCTTCGGCGGGAAACGGCAGAGTGCCGACGACTACCGCCGCGCGGCCACCGAAGCCGCGGCCGCGGGCCGCTACGGCGACGCCGTCCGAGACCGCTTCCGCGCCGTCGTCCGGGCCTTGGAGGAACGCGCGCTGCTCGACGTCCGCTCGGGCCGGACGGCCGACGAAGCCGCCGCCGAAGCCGGGGTGCTGCTGCCGAACGTCGCGGACGAGCTGCGGCAGGGCGCGCGGATCTTCGACGATGTCCACTACGGCGGCCGTGAAGGCACCGAAGCGGCGTACCGCGCGCTGACCGGGCTGGACGAACGCTGCCGCCGTGAGCGGCCGGTCGCCATGGCGGGCTCGTGA
- a CDS encoding DUF4350 domain-containing protein has product MSSVSPDLRRIWRGARVPLALVALIFAAGALLLLGRGEQTHGALEPGSYEPGGAHALAKLLGDQGVDVRTAHTMAEADDGIGAGATLLVTQPDLVPAKRLDALRGHAADVVLVTPGARTLHDSLPLVRKAGQSETAVLSPQCTVAAAVAAGDVTLGGIGYAAPGARSCYPGADGGGTLLQLADAGGTTTLLGSPAPLTNARLAEQGNAALALRLLGAHPKLVWYLPSADDPGLDDTRKSLFELIPDGWYYGTAQAFIAVALLALWRARRLGPVVTEPLPIVVRAAETAEGRARLYRRAKAAGHAGETLREAARSRLRTTLGLPRDADPAALVGSVSARTGRQANDVGAVLYGPPVPDDPALVRLAGELDRVEREAGRT; this is encoded by the coding sequence ATGAGCTCTGTTTCGCCGGACCTGCGCCGGATCTGGCGCGGCGCCCGCGTCCCGCTCGCCCTCGTCGCCCTGATCTTCGCCGCCGGTGCCCTGCTCCTGCTCGGCCGCGGGGAGCAGACGCACGGCGCGCTCGAACCCGGCTCCTACGAACCCGGCGGCGCGCACGCGCTCGCGAAGCTCCTGGGAGACCAGGGCGTCGATGTCCGGACCGCGCACACGATGGCCGAAGCGGACGACGGGATCGGCGCGGGCGCCACGCTGCTCGTCACCCAGCCGGACCTGGTCCCGGCGAAGCGGCTCGACGCGCTGCGGGGGCACGCCGCGGACGTCGTCCTGGTGACGCCGGGGGCGCGGACGCTGCACGACTCGCTGCCGCTGGTGCGCAAGGCGGGCCAGAGCGAAACCGCCGTCCTGAGCCCGCAGTGCACGGTCGCCGCGGCGGTCGCGGCGGGCGACGTCACGCTGGGCGGGATCGGCTACGCCGCGCCCGGCGCGCGTTCGTGCTACCCCGGCGCGGACGGCGGCGGCACGCTGCTGCAGCTCGCCGACGCCGGGGGCACGACGACGCTGCTCGGTTCGCCGGCGCCGCTGACGAACGCGCGGCTCGCCGAACAGGGCAACGCGGCGCTGGCGCTGCGCTTGCTCGGGGCGCACCCGAAGCTCGTCTGGTACCTGCCGTCGGCGGACGACCCGGGGCTGGACGACACTCGCAAGTCGCTCTTCGAGCTCATCCCGGACGGCTGGTACTACGGCACCGCGCAGGCGTTCATCGCCGTCGCGCTGCTGGCGTTGTGGCGGGCGCGGCGGCTCGGCCCGGTGGTCACCGAGCCGCTGCCGATCGTCGTCCGCGCGGCCGAAACCGCCGAGGGCCGCGCCCGGCTGTACCGGCGGGCGAAAGCGGCCGGGCACGCGGGTGAGACGCTGCGGGAAGCGGCGCGGAGCCGGCTGCGGACGACACTGGGCCTGCCCCGCGACGCCGACCCGGCGGCGCTGGTGGGCTCGGTGAGCGCACGGACCGGGCGGCAGGCGAACGACGTCGGCGCGGTCCTCTACGGCCCGCCGGTGCCGGACGACCCGGCACTGGTCCGGCTGGCCGGCGAACTGGACAGGGTGGAACGAGAGGCAGGACGAACTTGA
- a CDS encoding AAA family ATPase, producing MSSATENATGARDALIALRAEVGKAVVGNDAAVTGLILALLCRGHVLLEGVPGVAKTLLVRALAASLDLETTRVQFTPDLMPGDVTGSIVYDAHSGEFSFREGPVFTNLLLADEINRTPPKTQSSLLEAMEERQVSLDGKSRPLPDPFIVIATQNPVEYEGTYPLPEAQLDRFLLKLTMPTPSREDEIGILWRHAQGFDPRNLAAAGLKSVAGAAELAAAREAVARVTVGPEVIGYVVDLCRATRQLPSVRIGVSPRGATALLAVARAWAWLAGRDYTTPDDVKALARPALRHRLDVRPEAELEGVTADGVLDRVLASVPVPR from the coding sequence TTGAGCAGCGCTACCGAGAACGCGACCGGGGCCCGTGACGCGCTGATCGCGCTGCGCGCCGAGGTCGGCAAGGCCGTCGTCGGCAACGACGCCGCGGTCACCGGACTGATCCTGGCGTTGCTCTGCCGGGGGCACGTGCTGCTCGAAGGCGTCCCGGGCGTGGCGAAGACGCTGCTGGTGCGGGCACTGGCCGCGTCGCTGGACCTGGAGACCACGCGGGTGCAGTTCACGCCGGACCTGATGCCCGGCGACGTCACCGGCTCGATCGTCTACGACGCGCACAGCGGCGAGTTCTCCTTCCGCGAAGGGCCGGTGTTCACGAACCTGCTGCTCGCCGACGAGATCAACCGGACGCCGCCGAAGACGCAGTCGTCGCTGCTGGAGGCGATGGAGGAGCGGCAGGTCTCGCTCGACGGCAAGTCGCGGCCGCTGCCGGACCCGTTCATCGTGATCGCCACGCAGAACCCGGTGGAGTACGAAGGCACCTACCCGCTGCCGGAGGCGCAGCTGGACCGGTTCCTGCTGAAGCTGACGATGCCGACACCGTCGCGTGAGGACGAGATCGGCATCCTGTGGCGGCACGCGCAGGGCTTCGACCCGCGCAACCTGGCCGCGGCGGGGCTGAAATCCGTTGCGGGCGCCGCGGAACTCGCGGCGGCGCGGGAAGCGGTGGCGCGCGTGACCGTCGGGCCCGAGGTGATCGGGTACGTCGTCGACCTGTGCCGGGCGACGCGGCAGCTGCCGTCGGTGCGGATCGGCGTCTCACCGCGTGGCGCGACGGCGTTGCTCGCGGTCGCGCGGGCCTGGGCCTGGCTCGCCGGGCGCGACTACACGACCCCCGACGACGTGAAAGCCTTGGCGCGCCCCGCTTTGCGGCACCGCCTGGACGTGCGGCCGGAGGCCGAGCTGGAGGGCGTCACCGCGGACGGCGTGCTGGACCGCGTGCTCGCGTCCGTGCCCGTGCCGCGCTGA
- a CDS encoding DUF58 domain-containing protein, whose amino-acid sequence MALTGRLGLLALFGALVVGLLVPSDTGILAVGGVLLVLVVVDLVLAGSVRPLRFSRSGDTSVRLGEPCEVTLVVANPGRRTVRGQLRDAWPPSAGASDRHAVRVPPGERRALVTALRPTRRGDRMAARVTVRSAGPLGLAARQGSHEVPWTVRVLPPFHSRKHLPSRLARLQQLDGRNAVLIRGQGTEFDSLREYVIGDDVRSIDWRATARAADVMVRTWRPERDRHVVLVLDTGRVSAGRVGDAPRLDAAMDAALLLAALASRAGDRVDLLAYDRRLRAAVQGSSGAALLTSLVNAMAPLEPSLIETDARGMVAEVLRRTRRRALVVLLTGLDAAPLEEGLFPVLSSLTARHELIVASVADPRVAEMLAGREDAEAVYDAASASRTVAERLRVTERLARHGVGVVDAVPEELPPALADRYLALKAAGRL is encoded by the coding sequence ATGGCCCTCACCGGAAGGCTCGGGCTGCTGGCGCTGTTCGGCGCGCTGGTCGTCGGGCTGCTCGTGCCGTCGGACACCGGGATCCTCGCGGTCGGCGGCGTCCTGCTGGTGCTCGTCGTCGTGGACCTGGTGCTGGCCGGAAGCGTCCGGCCGCTGCGGTTTTCGCGCTCCGGCGACACGTCGGTGCGGCTCGGCGAGCCGTGCGAGGTGACGCTGGTGGTGGCCAACCCCGGCCGCCGCACGGTGCGCGGGCAGCTGCGTGACGCGTGGCCGCCGAGCGCGGGCGCTTCCGACCGGCACGCGGTGCGCGTCCCGCCGGGGGAGCGGCGGGCTTTGGTGACCGCGCTGCGTCCGACCCGGCGCGGTGACCGGATGGCGGCGCGGGTGACGGTCCGGTCGGCCGGGCCGCTGGGACTGGCCGCGCGGCAGGGTTCGCACGAGGTCCCGTGGACCGTGCGCGTGCTGCCGCCGTTCCACAGCCGCAAGCACCTGCCTTCGCGGCTGGCGCGGCTGCAGCAGCTCGACGGCCGCAACGCGGTGCTGATCCGGGGCCAGGGCACGGAATTCGACTCGCTGCGCGAGTACGTCATCGGCGACGACGTCCGGTCGATCGACTGGCGGGCGACCGCGCGGGCGGCGGACGTCATGGTCCGGACCTGGCGCCCCGAGCGCGACCGGCACGTCGTGCTGGTGCTCGACACCGGCCGGGTTTCGGCGGGCCGGGTCGGCGACGCCCCGCGCCTGGACGCGGCGATGGACGCGGCGTTGTTGCTGGCAGCACTGGCTTCCCGGGCCGGCGACCGCGTGGACCTGCTGGCCTACGACCGGCGGCTGCGGGCGGCGGTGCAGGGCTCGTCGGGGGCGGCTCTGCTGACGTCGCTGGTGAACGCGATGGCGCCGCTGGAGCCGTCGCTGATCGAGACGGACGCGCGGGGGATGGTCGCGGAGGTGCTCCGGCGGACCCGCCGCCGTGCGCTGGTGGTCCTGCTGACGGGGCTGGACGCGGCGCCGCTGGAGGAAGGGCTGTTCCCGGTGCTGAGCTCGCTGACCGCGCGGCACGAGCTGATCGTGGCGTCGGTGGCGGACCCGCGGGTGGCGGAGATGCTGGCGGGCCGCGAGGACGCGGAAGCGGTCTACGACGCGGCGTCGGCCTCGCGGACGGTGGCCGAGCGCCTGCGCGTGACCGAACGGCTGGCGCGCCACGGCGTCGGCGTGGTGGACGCGGTCCCGGAGGAGCTGCCCCCGGCGTTGGCGGACCGCTACCTGGCGCTGAAAGCCGCGGGACGGCTGTGA
- a CDS encoding stage II sporulation protein M codes for MDVDVFVAAHAAEWNRLGELTGRGGKLTGPEADELVTLYQRTATHLSIVRSVAPDPALVGRLSGLVARGRSAVSGAHNPAWREVTLFFTRRFPAAVYLSRRWWIPAALASIAVMAVIAVWVARDPNVRAAIATPDELNALTKPGGEAETYYSTGPAASFAAQVWTNNAWVTATCLFLGIALGLPVIGALWLNSLNAGVIIGAMSAAGRGDVMIGLLLPHGLLELTAVFVAAGTGLRLGWTVVDPGRRSRTAALAEQGRSVVVMALGLACVLFVSGVIEAFVTPSGWPTWIRVGIGVLVEVAFLTYVFTLGRRAAKDGEVGDLAARDAGDALPESA; via the coding sequence GTGGATGTGGACGTCTTCGTCGCGGCGCACGCGGCGGAGTGGAACCGGCTCGGCGAGCTGACGGGCCGCGGCGGCAAGCTGACCGGGCCCGAAGCCGACGAGCTGGTGACGCTCTACCAGCGGACCGCGACGCACCTGTCGATCGTCCGGTCGGTCGCGCCGGACCCGGCCTTGGTCGGGCGGCTGTCCGGCCTGGTCGCGCGGGGCCGCTCGGCGGTCTCCGGAGCGCACAACCCGGCCTGGCGCGAGGTCACGCTGTTCTTCACGCGCCGGTTCCCCGCCGCGGTGTACCTGTCGCGGCGCTGGTGGATCCCGGCCGCGCTGGCGTCGATCGCGGTGATGGCGGTGATCGCCGTCTGGGTCGCGCGTGACCCGAACGTGCGCGCGGCGATCGCGACGCCGGACGAGCTGAACGCGCTGACCAAGCCCGGCGGCGAGGCCGAGACCTACTACTCGACCGGGCCGGCGGCGTCGTTCGCGGCGCAGGTGTGGACGAACAACGCGTGGGTGACGGCGACGTGCCTGTTCCTCGGCATCGCGCTGGGCCTGCCGGTGATCGGCGCGCTCTGGCTGAACTCGCTCAACGCCGGCGTCATCATCGGCGCGATGAGCGCGGCGGGCCGCGGCGACGTGATGATCGGGCTCCTGCTGCCGCACGGCCTCCTGGAGCTGACGGCGGTGTTCGTCGCGGCGGGCACCGGCTTGCGGCTCGGCTGGACGGTCGTCGACCCCGGCCGCCGGTCCCGCACCGCGGCGCTGGCCGAGCAGGGCCGGTCAGTCGTGGTCATGGCGCTGGGGCTGGCGTGCGTGCTGTTCGTCTCGGGGGTCATCGAGGCGTTCGTGACGCCGTCGGGCTGGCCGACGTGGATCCGCGTCGGCATCGGCGTGCTCGTCGAAGTGGCGTTCCTGACCTACGTCTTCACGCTCGGCCGCCGCGCCGCGAAGGACGGCGAGGTCGGCGACCTCGCCGCGCGCGACGCCGGAGACGCCCTGCCCGAGTCCGCGTAG
- a CDS encoding neutral zinc metallopeptidase, with product MPDAQPDLPWLGRPHTVATAPRRRSPAAVIGVCLGAVAVLVLGLVAIVALNRTETPLANANFRDAPSSQDAPPQLQPGGAGAPASGPPSPSASLSAPSATGPQKILKLADHPILQDPNAGLQNRVCALPSWQSTQAGAEAFFTAASKCLDAAWGPFLLAYHLPFTPPALHFPTGASFETECGTIQVGIATAAYYCENNLYVPFRGLQTDQYGNNPGVYLALFAHEYGHHVQEVAGLMDAAWQKIYEAGQNSPAGLEMSRRKELQAQCFSGMFLGAHVDQGGTITRDMYNKAWNDQETRGDNTSRSHDHGTNAHYASWWRAGATSNRISDCNTFSAPSSEVS from the coding sequence GTGCCGGATGCGCAACCGGATCTCCCGTGGCTGGGCCGCCCGCACACCGTGGCCACCGCCCCGCGCCGCCGTTCGCCGGCGGCGGTGATCGGCGTGTGCCTCGGCGCGGTGGCCGTCCTCGTGCTCGGCCTGGTCGCGATCGTGGCGCTCAACCGCACCGAGACGCCGCTGGCCAACGCGAACTTCCGCGACGCCCCGTCGTCCCAGGACGCCCCTCCGCAGCTGCAGCCCGGGGGCGCGGGTGCGCCCGCGTCCGGGCCGCCCAGCCCGTCGGCCTCGCTGTCGGCGCCCAGCGCGACCGGCCCGCAGAAGATCCTCAAGCTCGCCGACCACCCGATCCTGCAGGACCCCAACGCCGGGCTGCAGAACCGCGTCTGCGCGCTGCCGTCCTGGCAGAGCACGCAGGCCGGCGCGGAAGCGTTCTTCACCGCCGCCAGCAAGTGCCTGGACGCCGCGTGGGGACCGTTCCTCCTGGCCTACCACCTGCCGTTCACGCCGCCGGCGCTGCACTTCCCGACCGGCGCGAGCTTCGAGACCGAGTGCGGCACCATCCAGGTCGGCATCGCGACCGCCGCGTACTACTGCGAAAACAACCTGTACGTCCCGTTCCGCGGGCTGCAGACCGACCAGTACGGCAACAACCCCGGCGTCTACCTGGCCCTGTTCGCCCACGAGTACGGCCACCACGTCCAGGAGGTCGCCGGGCTGATGGACGCGGCCTGGCAGAAGATCTACGAGGCCGGCCAGAACAGCCCGGCCGGGCTCGAGATGTCGCGGCGCAAGGAACTGCAGGCCCAGTGCTTCTCGGGGATGTTCCTCGGCGCGCACGTCGACCAGGGCGGCACGATCACCCGCGACATGTACAACAAGGCCTGGAACGACCAGGAGACCCGCGGCGACAACACCTCCCGCAGCCACGACCACGGGACCAACGCGCACTACGCGTCCTGGTGGCGGGCCGGTGCGACGAGCAACCGGATCTCCGACTGCAACACGTTCTCGGCGCCGTCGTCCGAGGTCAGCTGA